One Bacteroidota bacterium DNA segment encodes these proteins:
- the tnpA gene encoding IS200/IS605 family transposase, with protein sequence MADTYSQIYIQTVFAVQNRNALIQSTWEEELYKYITGIVQNKGQKMLAINGISTHIHFFIGMKPTCCLSDLVREIKKSSNAFIKEKKFTPYKFQWQEGFGAFSYSHSQLTDVIKYIDKQKEHHKKKSFRDEYLDFLKAYEIDFKNEYLFEWIDD encoded by the coding sequence ATGGCTGATACCTATTCTCAAATTTATATCCAAACTGTTTTTGCTGTTCAAAACCGCAACGCTCTCATTCAATCTACCTGGGAAGAAGAACTTTACAAATATATTACCGGCATTGTGCAAAACAAAGGGCAAAAGATGTTGGCTATAAACGGTATATCAACCCATATCCATTTTTTTATCGGCATGAAACCTACCTGTTGTTTGTCCGATTTGGTTCGGGAAATAAAGAAATCGTCAAATGCTTTCATAAAAGAAAAGAAATTCACCCCTTATAAATTTCAATGGCAAGAAGGTTTTGGCGCATTTTCCTATAGCCATTCACAGCTTACGGATGTTATTAAATATATTGATAAGCAAAAAGAACATCACAAAAAAAAGTCTTTTAGGGATGAGTATTTAGATTTTCTAAAAGCTTATGAGATCGATTTTAAAAATGAATATTTATTCGAATGGATTGATGATTGA
- a CDS encoding M23 family metallopeptidase, with protein sequence MKKFYINIEPSEIAEKWVLPFNLKNRSDLNMIQIISGFGTYRSGHAKGHKHSGIDIIPSEKQDTVFVYPVNKGVVCLIRPIAPNKVVIIRHKLDDGSFIYSSYTHLKDIYVKNGDELDYNTKIGVLYTKAEAKRYNGDYDHLHFEIKKRIDDYCCASWLCMSQEELREYFDNPLDFLKKNLNK encoded by the coding sequence ATGAAGAAGTTTTATATTAATATAGAACCTTCAGAAATTGCAGAAAAATGGGTACTTCCTTTTAACCTAAAAAATCGATCAGATTTAAATATGATTCAAATAATAAGTGGATTTGGAACTTATCGTTCTGGTCATGCAAAAGGTCATAAACATTCAGGGATCGATATAATACCTTCAGAAAAACAGGATACTGTATTTGTATATCCGGTTAATAAAGGAGTAGTATGTTTAATTCGCCCGATAGCACCGAATAAGGTTGTAATTATTAGGCATAAACTTGATGATGGTTCTTTTATTTATAGCTCCTACACACATCTTAAAGATATTTATGTTAAAAATGGTGATGAGCTCGATTATAATACAAAAATTGGAGTATTATATACTAAAGCTGAGGCAAAGAGGTATAACGGAGATTATGATCATCTGCATTTTGAAATTAAAAAGAGAATAGATGATTATTGTTGTGCGAGCTGGTTATGTATGAGTCAGGAGGAATTAAGGGAGTACTTTGATAATCCGTTGGATTTTCTCAAAAAGAATTTGAACAAGTAA